The following are encoded together in the Magnetospirillum gryphiswaldense MSR-1 v2 genome:
- a CDS encoding histidine triad nucleotide-binding protein, with protein sequence MAYDSNNVFAKILRGEIPCKKVHEDEYTLAFHDIAPQAPVHVLVIPKGAYTSMDDFTAQASDAEIAGLFRAVTKVAEMVGVKDDGWRLLSNIGANGGQEVPHLHVHIFGGRRLGRMVPKE encoded by the coding sequence ATGGCTTATGACAGCAACAACGTCTTCGCCAAGATCCTGCGTGGCGAAATCCCGTGCAAGAAGGTGCACGAGGACGAATACACCCTGGCCTTCCACGACATCGCGCCGCAAGCGCCGGTGCATGTGCTGGTCATCCCCAAGGGCGCCTATACCTCCATGGATGATTTCACCGCCCAGGCGTCGGATGCGGAAATCGCCGGCTTGTTCCGCGCCGTGACCAAGGTGGCCGAGATGGTCGGCGTCAAGGATGACGGCTGGCGCCTGCTGTCCAATATCGGCGCCAATGGCGGCCAGGAAGTGCCGCATCTGCACGTGCACATCTTCGGCGGTCGCCGTCTGGGCCGCATGGTGCCGAAGGAATAG
- a CDS encoding phosphoribosyl-ATP diphosphatase — protein sequence MSQHVLDQLFQVIEGRKGADPDSSYTAKLFAKGRKKIAQKVGEEGLETAIAAVAETPADITAESADLLYHLLVLWADAGIDPADVWAELARRQGISGIAEKNSRPK from the coding sequence ATGAGCCAGCACGTTCTCGACCAATTGTTCCAGGTGATCGAAGGCCGCAAGGGCGCCGACCCGGATTCGTCCTATACCGCCAAGCTGTTCGCCAAGGGCCGCAAGAAGATCGCCCAGAAGGTGGGTGAGGAAGGGCTGGAAACCGCCATCGCCGCCGTCGCCGAAACCCCCGCCGACATCACCGCTGAAAGCGCCGATCTGCTGTATCACCTGCTGGTGCTGTGGGCCGATGCCGGCATCGATCCGGCGGATGTCTGGGCCGAACTGGCCCGGCGCCAAGGCATTTCCGGCATTGCCGAAAAGAACTCCCGCCCCAAATGA
- a CDS encoding methyltransferase domain-containing protein, giving the protein MAQTLISEEYRAMQQKLHENPNYGVASLEFAPLVADVMVKLKLTQVLDYGAGKGRLGQELNRLLPFAPQIHHYDPAIPQWSAEPAPCDLVTCIDVLEHIEPELLDNVLDHLGRLVRRFGVFTVHTGPAVKVLADGRNAHLIQQDERWWLPRFLQRFNLISYNRTQMGFWILVEKPRA; this is encoded by the coding sequence ATGGCACAGACACTGATCTCCGAGGAATACCGGGCCATGCAGCAAAAACTGCATGAAAACCCCAATTACGGCGTCGCCTCGCTGGAATTCGCGCCGCTGGTCGCCGATGTCATGGTCAAGCTCAAGCTTACCCAGGTGCTGGATTACGGCGCCGGCAAGGGCCGGCTGGGCCAGGAACTGAACCGCCTGCTGCCCTTCGCCCCGCAAATCCACCACTATGACCCGGCCATCCCGCAATGGTCGGCGGAGCCGGCGCCGTGTGATCTGGTCACCTGCATCGACGTGCTCGAACATATCGAGCCTGAATTGCTGGACAATGTGCTCGACCATCTGGGCCGGCTGGTCCGTCGCTTCGGCGTTTTCACCGTCCACACCGGACCGGCGGTCAAAGTGTTGGCCGATGGCCGCAACGCCCATCTGATCCAACAGGACGAACGCTGGTGGCTGCCGCGCTTCTTGCAGCGCTTCAACCTGATTTCCTATAACCGTACCCAGATGGGATTCTGGATTTTGGTGGAAAAGCCGCGCGCATGA
- the hisF gene encoding imidazole glycerol phosphate synthase subunit HisF: MLKMRVIPCLDVKDGRVVKGVNFVDLIDAGDPVEQAKIYDKAGADELTFLDITASSDNRDTIYDVVGRTAEACFMPLTVGGGVRQVEDIRKLLLAGADKVSINTAAVHRPEFVREAAEKFGSQCIVVAIDAKQVGDGKFEIFTHGGRNPTGIDAVQWARRMVEYGAGEILLTSMDRDGTKQGFNIPLTRAVADAVTVPVIASGGVGTLEHLVEGIRDGHATAVLAASIFHFGTYTIAEAKAHMAAAGIPVRPV, from the coding sequence ATGCTGAAGATGCGTGTCATCCCCTGCCTTGACGTCAAGGACGGCCGCGTGGTCAAGGGCGTCAACTTCGTTGACCTGATCGATGCCGGTGACCCGGTGGAACAGGCCAAGATCTATGATAAGGCCGGCGCCGACGAGTTGACCTTTCTCGACATCACCGCCAGTTCCGACAACCGCGACACCATCTACGACGTGGTCGGCCGCACCGCCGAGGCCTGTTTCATGCCCTTGACCGTGGGCGGCGGTGTCCGCCAGGTGGAAGACATCCGCAAGCTGTTGCTGGCCGGGGCCGACAAGGTGTCCATCAACACCGCCGCCGTGCATCGCCCCGAATTCGTGCGCGAGGCGGCGGAAAAATTCGGCAGCCAATGCATCGTCGTCGCCATCGACGCCAAACAGGTGGGCGACGGCAAGTTCGAGATCTTCACCCATGGCGGGCGCAATCCTACCGGCATCGACGCGGTGCAATGGGCCCGGCGCATGGTCGAATACGGCGCCGGTGAAATCCTGCTGACCAGCATGGACCGTGACGGCACCAAGCAGGGTTTCAACATCCCGCTGACCCGCGCCGTTGCCGATGCGGTGACCGTACCGGTGATCGCATCCGGTGGCGTCGGCACTCTGGAGCATCTGGTGGAGGGCATCCGCGACGGCCACGCCACCGCCGTGCTGGCCGCCTCCATCTTCCATTTCGGCACCTACACCATCGCCGAGGCCAAGGCCCACATGGCCGCCGCCGGCATCCCGGTGCGCCCGGTCTGA
- the hisA gene encoding 1-(5-phosphoribosyl)-5-[(5-phosphoribosylamino)methylideneamino]imidazole-4-carboxamide isomerase produces the protein MILFPAIDLKDGNCVRLKLGLMEEATVFNTDPGAQAKAFADAGAQWIHVVDLNGAFAGKPVNGAAVESILAAVDVPVQLGGGIRDMATIEMWLQKGVSRVILGTVALRNPQLVKDACKRFPGRVAVGIDAKGGKVAVEGWAETSDLTVLDLALKFEDAGVAAIIYTDIDRDGVLAGPNTQATAALAQAISTPVIASGGVSSLDDLKALKAVAGSGIAGVISGRAIYDGRIDVAEAIKLLAE, from the coding sequence ATGATCCTGTTTCCCGCCATCGACCTGAAAGACGGCAATTGCGTGCGCCTGAAGCTGGGGCTGATGGAAGAGGCTACGGTGTTCAACACCGATCCCGGCGCCCAGGCCAAGGCCTTCGCCGATGCCGGTGCCCAGTGGATTCACGTGGTCGACCTTAACGGCGCCTTCGCCGGCAAGCCGGTCAACGGAGCGGCGGTGGAAAGCATTCTGGCGGCGGTGGATGTGCCGGTGCAATTGGGCGGCGGCATCCGCGACATGGCCACCATCGAGATGTGGCTGCAAAAGGGCGTGTCCCGCGTCATCTTGGGCACGGTGGCGTTGCGCAATCCGCAGTTGGTCAAGGACGCCTGCAAGCGCTTTCCCGGTCGCGTCGCCGTCGGCATCGACGCCAAGGGCGGCAAGGTGGCGGTGGAAGGCTGGGCCGAGACCTCGGACCTGACCGTTCTCGATCTGGCCTTGAAGTTCGAGGATGCCGGCGTCGCCGCCATCATCTACACCGACATCGACCGCGACGGCGTGCTGGCCGGCCCCAATACCCAAGCCACCGCTGCCCTGGCCCAGGCCATTTCCACCCCGGTCATCGCCAGCGGCGGGGTGTCGTCGCTGGACGATCTGAAGGCGTTGAAGGCCGTCGCCGGCTCAGGCATCGCCGGGGTGATCTCGGGTCGGGCCATCTATGACGGACGCATCGACGTGGCCGAGGCCATCAAGCTGCTGGCGGAGTAA
- a CDS encoding N-acetylneuraminate synthase family protein, whose protein sequence is MSPSSPEQSFWNQGRVRVIAEAGSNWRMGTPKRDRAMARALIDAAVAARADFVKFQTYRPETVYVANAGQSDYLADAGVKEDIADIFADLAMPYDMLAELAEYCRTNGIGFMSTGFSVADVLAIDPHVDVHKIASYELSHIRLIDLAAKTGKPLVLSTGAATEADIAWAVDRFHAQGGRDLCLLQCTAKYPAPLSSIDVATIDWLRDRFHVAAGLSDHSRDAITAPVAAVIRGARVVEKHFTLHNALPGPDHPFALTAAELTQMVGKIREAEQVLGSGIKTIKPEETELAAFARRGIQAIRSIQPGDVLIEDVNIAILRPGKQSLGLHPRFIEEMAGKKATRAIAAGQGVQAGDWE, encoded by the coding sequence ATGTCCCCGTCTTCTCCTGAGCAAAGCTTCTGGAACCAGGGCCGGGTGCGGGTGATCGCCGAGGCCGGGTCCAATTGGCGTATGGGCACGCCCAAGCGCGACCGCGCCATGGCCCGCGCCCTGATCGACGCGGCGGTCGCGGCCAGGGCCGATTTCGTCAAGTTCCAGACCTATCGCCCGGAAACCGTCTATGTCGCCAATGCCGGCCAAAGCGATTATCTGGCCGATGCCGGGGTGAAGGAAGACATCGCCGACATCTTCGCCGATCTGGCCATGCCTTACGACATGTTGGCCGAACTGGCCGAATATTGCCGAACCAACGGCATCGGCTTCATGTCGACCGGGTTTTCGGTGGCCGATGTCCTGGCCATCGACCCCCATGTGGACGTGCACAAGATCGCCTCCTACGAGCTGTCGCACATCCGTCTGATCGATCTGGCGGCCAAGACCGGCAAGCCGTTGGTGCTGTCCACCGGGGCGGCGACCGAAGCCGACATCGCCTGGGCCGTCGACCGCTTCCACGCCCAGGGCGGCCGCGATCTGTGCCTGTTGCAATGCACCGCCAAATATCCGGCGCCGCTTTCTTCCATCGACGTCGCCACCATCGATTGGCTGCGTGACCGTTTCCACGTCGCCGCCGGCCTGTCCGACCATTCCCGCGATGCCATTACCGCCCCGGTGGCGGCGGTGATCCGGGGGGCACGCGTGGTCGAGAAACACTTCACCTTGCACAACGCCCTGCCCGGCCCCGACCACCCGTTTGCCCTGACCGCCGCCGAGTTGACCCAGATGGTCGGCAAAATCCGCGAGGCCGAGCAGGTACTGGGCAGCGGCATCAAGACGATCAAGCCGGAAGAAACCGAACTGGCCGCCTTTGCCCGTCGCGGTATCCAGGCCATCCGCTCCATCCAACCCGGCGACGTCCTGATCGAGGATGTCAACATCGCCATCCTGCGTCCGGGCAAGCAGAGCTTGGGCCTCCATCCCCGCTTCATCGAGGAGATGGCGGGCAAGAAAGCCACCCGCGCCATCGCCGCCGGCCAAGGCGTGCAGGCGGGCGACTGGGAATAG
- the hisH gene encoding imidazole glycerol phosphate synthase subunit HisH: MLVAIVDYGSGNLRSAAKAFERVAQEQNLDARIIVTAEAEQILKADRIVLPGVGAFGDCRAGLDALPGMVEAMTEQVIHKGRPFMGICVGMQLMASLGREHGTHAGLDWIKGEVVAITPSDPALKVPHMGWNELAWVPGSHPLLEDLGDNPHAYFVHSYRFHCADARHQLARVSYGGPITAVIGRDNLVGTQFHPEKSQATGLKVIANFLRWKP, translated from the coding sequence ATGCTGGTGGCCATCGTCGATTACGGCTCGGGCAATTTGCGTTCCGCCGCCAAGGCGTTCGAGCGCGTCGCCCAGGAACAGAACCTTGATGCCCGGATCATCGTCACCGCCGAGGCCGAGCAGATCCTGAAGGCCGACCGCATCGTCCTGCCCGGCGTCGGCGCCTTCGGCGATTGCCGGGCCGGCCTGGACGCCCTGCCCGGCATGGTCGAGGCCATGACCGAACAGGTCATCCATAAGGGTCGCCCGTTCATGGGCATCTGCGTCGGCATGCAATTGATGGCCAGTTTGGGGCGCGAACACGGCACCCATGCCGGCCTGGACTGGATCAAGGGCGAGGTGGTGGCCATCACCCCGTCCGATCCGGCGTTGAAGGTGCCGCATATGGGCTGGAACGAACTGGCCTGGGTGCCGGGCTCGCATCCGCTGCTGGAGGATCTGGGCGACAACCCGCACGCCTATTTCGTCCATTCCTATCGCTTTCACTGCGCCGACGCCCGCCATCAATTGGCCCGGGTGTCCTATGGCGGGCCGATCACCGCCGTCATCGGCCGCGACAACTTGGTCGGCACCCAATTCCACCCGGAAAAAAGCCAGGCCACCGGTCTTAAGGTGATCGCCAATTTCCTGCGCTGGAAGCCGTAA
- the hisB gene encoding imidazoleglycerol-phosphate dehydratase HisB, with translation MRKASVERKTNETSIEIAVNLDGKGVYTVDTGIGFLDHMLEQLSRHSLIDLDVKADGDLHIDAHHTTEDSGIAIGTAIAKALGERKGITRYGHAYIPMDETLARVAIDLSNRPYLVWKVDFRRDKLGDMDTELFKEWFQAFAQAAGATLHVECLYGDNNHHIIEACFKALARALRVAIEIDPRKADAVPSTKGVLGGSL, from the coding sequence ATGCGCAAAGCCAGCGTCGAGCGCAAGACCAACGAAACCAGCATCGAGATCGCCGTCAATCTGGACGGCAAGGGCGTCTATACCGTTGATACCGGCATCGGCTTCCTCGATCACATGCTGGAGCAATTGTCGCGCCATTCGTTGATCGACCTGGACGTCAAGGCCGATGGCGACCTGCACATCGACGCCCACCACACCACCGAGGATAGCGGCATCGCCATCGGCACCGCCATCGCCAAGGCGTTGGGCGAGCGCAAGGGCATCACCCGTTACGGCCACGCCTATATCCCCATGGACGAAACCCTGGCCCGCGTCGCCATCGACCTGTCCAACCGCCCCTATCTGGTGTGGAAGGTGGATTTCCGCCGCGACAAGCTGGGCGACATGGACACCGAATTGTTCAAGGAATGGTTCCAGGCCTTCGCCCAGGCCGCTGGCGCCACGCTTCACGTGGAATGCCTGTACGGCGACAACAACCACCACATCATCGAGGCCTGCTTCAAGGCGCTGGCCCGTGCCCTGCGGGTGGCCATCGAGATCGACCCGCGCAAGGCCGATGCGGTGCCGTCGACCAAGGGTGTGCTGGGGGGGTCGCTCTGA
- the hslV gene encoding ATP-dependent protease subunit HslV has product MSENLPSWHGTTILSVRKNGRVVIAGDGQVSLGQTVIKANARKVRRIGANNDILVGFAGATADAFTLLERLEGKLEKHPGQLTRACVELAKDWRTDRYLRRLEAMMAVADKEVSLVLTGQGDVLEPSDGIIGIGSGGNYALAAARALIDMEVDAEQIVRKSMAVAAEICVYTNSNVIIESL; this is encoded by the coding sequence ATGTCCGAAAATCTTCCCTCCTGGCACGGCACCACCATTTTGTCGGTGCGCAAGAACGGTCGCGTGGTCATCGCCGGCGACGGTCAGGTCAGCTTGGGCCAGACGGTGATCAAGGCCAATGCCCGCAAGGTGCGGCGCATCGGCGCCAACAACGACATCCTGGTCGGTTTCGCCGGCGCCACCGCCGACGCCTTCACGCTTTTGGAGCGGCTGGAAGGCAAGCTGGAAAAGCATCCCGGCCAATTGACCCGCGCCTGCGTCGAGCTGGCCAAGGATTGGCGCACCGATCGGTACTTGCGTCGGCTGGAAGCGATGATGGCGGTGGCCGACAAAGAGGTGTCGCTGGTCCTCACCGGCCAGGGCGACGTGCTGGAACCCAGCGACGGCATCATCGGCATCGGCTCGGGCGGCAATTACGCCCTGGCGGCGGCGCGGGCGCTGATCGACATGGAGGTGGACGCCGAGCAGATCGTGCGCAAATCCATGGCGGTCGCCGCCGAGATTTGCGTCTACACCAACAGCAACGTCATCATCGAAAGCCTGTAA
- the hslU gene encoding ATP-dependent protease ATPase subunit HslU: MSASAFSPREIVSELDRFIVGQNDAKRAVAIALRNRWRRQQLPDALREEVLPKNILMIGPTGVGKTEIARRLSRLAQAPFLKVEATKFTEVGYVGRDVEQIVRDLVEIAIGMMRERLRKQVVPKAELAAEERLLDVLVGETASADTRQKFRKMLREGALDGREVEIQVADSGAGAMPSFDIPGMPGSQVGMINLSDMLGKAFGGGRTKPRKMSVPDALAALLAEESDKLLDQDAVVKDAIWAVENHGIVFLDEIDKICARSSEHHVGGDVSREGVQRDLLPLIEGTTVSTKHGNVKTDHILFIASGAFHLAKPSDLLPELQGRLPIRVELQALTRDDFVRILTEPEASLIKQYVALLGTEEVLLKFEDGAIAAIADLAAEINRSVENIGARRLHTVLERLLEEISFTAPDQSPGTEIAITAAMVNERVGALAKKADLAKFIL; the protein is encoded by the coding sequence ATGAGCGCCAGCGCCTTTTCCCCGCGTGAGATCGTTTCCGAACTGGATCGCTTCATCGTCGGCCAGAACGACGCCAAGCGCGCCGTCGCCATCGCCTTGCGCAACCGCTGGCGCCGCCAGCAATTGCCCGATGCCCTGCGCGAAGAGGTGTTGCCCAAGAACATTCTGATGATCGGCCCCACCGGCGTCGGCAAGACCGAGATCGCGCGGCGGCTGTCCCGTCTCGCCCAGGCGCCGTTCCTGAAGGTCGAGGCGACCAAGTTCACCGAGGTGGGCTATGTCGGTCGCGATGTCGAACAGATCGTCCGCGATCTGGTGGAAATCGCCATCGGCATGATGCGCGAGCGCCTGCGCAAGCAAGTGGTGCCCAAGGCCGAACTGGCGGCGGAGGAACGGCTGCTGGATGTGCTGGTGGGTGAAACCGCCAGCGCCGACACCAGGCAGAAATTCCGCAAGATGCTGCGTGAAGGGGCGTTGGATGGGCGCGAGGTGGAAATCCAGGTGGCCGATAGCGGCGCCGGCGCCATGCCCAGCTTCGACATCCCCGGCATGCCGGGCAGTCAGGTCGGCATGATCAATCTGTCCGACATGCTGGGCAAGGCCTTCGGCGGCGGTCGCACCAAGCCGCGTAAAATGAGCGTCCCCGATGCCCTGGCCGCCTTGCTGGCGGAGGAATCCGACAAGCTTCTCGATCAGGACGCGGTGGTCAAGGACGCCATCTGGGCGGTGGAAAATCACGGCATCGTCTTCTTGGACGAAATCGACAAGATTTGCGCCCGTTCCAGCGAACATCACGTCGGCGGCGATGTCAGCCGCGAAGGGGTGCAACGCGACCTGCTGCCGTTGATCGAGGGCACCACGGTGTCGACCAAGCACGGCAACGTCAAGACCGACCATATCCTGTTCATCGCCAGTGGCGCCTTCCATCTGGCCAAGCCCAGCGACCTGCTGCCCGAGTTGCAAGGCCGCCTGCCCATCCGGGTCGAGTTGCAGGCGCTGACCCGGGATGATTTCGTCCGCATCCTGACCGAGCCGGAAGCCAGCCTGATCAAGCAATACGTGGCGCTGTTGGGTACCGAAGAGGTTTTGTTGAAATTCGAGGACGGCGCCATCGCGGCCATCGCCGATCTGGCCGCCGAGATCAACCGGTCGGTGGAAAACATCGGCGCCCGGCGTCTGCACACGGTGCTGGAACGGCTGCTGGAAGAGATCAGCTTTACCGCTCCCGATCAAAGCCCCGGCACCGAAATCGCCATCACCGCCGCCATGGTCAATGAACGGGTCGGGGCTCTGGCGAAAAAAGCCGATCTGGCCAAGTTCATTCTGTAA
- a CDS encoding Crp/Fnr family transcriptional regulator → MAADHSTLLQGIRPSRKILAAGEVVMRAGDKAAALYAVETGRVALSRHGSMVHVAEPGTLFGESGLFVDANPVDAVALEPAVVLAYARPQVLLHLRAHPDINLAFSAFLARRLNAARARIELGKLKGAEDRVTAFLIQAGAAQGWIKLGQPLSHIAADIGLTHEAFYRTLRKLVDKGALDRQGRRGFRLKTDHE, encoded by the coding sequence ATGGCCGCCGATCATTCCACTTTGTTGCAGGGCATCCGCCCCAGCCGCAAGATTCTGGCGGCGGGCGAGGTGGTGATGCGGGCCGGCGACAAGGCTGCCGCCCTCTATGCGGTTGAGACCGGTCGCGTCGCCCTGTCCCGTCATGGCAGCATGGTGCATGTGGCCGAGCCCGGCACCTTGTTCGGCGAAAGCGGCCTGTTCGTCGACGCCAATCCAGTGGACGCGGTGGCCTTAGAGCCGGCGGTGGTGTTGGCCTATGCCCGACCGCAGGTGTTGCTGCATCTGCGCGCCCATCCCGACATCAATCTGGCGTTTTCCGCCTTTCTGGCCCGGCGCCTGAATGCGGCGCGCGCCCGCATCGAACTGGGCAAGCTGAAGGGGGCCGAGGATCGGGTGACGGCCTTCCTCATCCAGGCTGGCGCCGCGCAAGGCTGGATCAAGCTGGGCCAGCCGCTTTCTCATATCGCCGCCGATATCGGTCTGACGCACGAGGCGTTTTACCGCACCTTGCGCAAGCTGGTGGACAAGGGCGCGCTGGACCGTCAGGGCCGGCGCGGCTTTCGGCTGAAGACCGACCATGAATAG
- a CDS encoding helix-turn-helix domain-containing protein gives MTPFGARVRTLRDAKGIALKTMATDLHVSSAYLSALEHGHRGRPAPGLVMQIAGYFGLIWDEAEDLKHLADLSHPRITIDTAGLAPERTELANRLAQDIKTLPDDIIAQMLALARR, from the coding sequence GTGACCCCGTTCGGCGCCCGCGTGCGGACCTTACGCGACGCCAAGGGCATCGCGCTCAAGACCATGGCCACCGACCTGCACGTGTCGTCGGCTTATCTGTCGGCCCTGGAACACGGCCACCGGGGCCGCCCGGCCCCCGGTCTGGTCATGCAGATCGCCGGCTATTTCGGCCTGATCTGGGACGAAGCGGAAGATTTGAAACATCTGGCCGATCTGTCGCATCCGCGCATCACCATCGACACCGCCGGCTTGGCCCCCGAGCGCACCGAACTGGCCAACCGGCTGGCTCAAGACATCAAGACCCTGCCCGACGACATCATTGCCCAGATGCTCGCTCTAGCGCGGCGATAA
- a CDS encoding Smr/MutS family protein has protein sequence MTRRRRCVTPDEARIWRAIVHDVTPLPGRELIDEVETDSLTPPPSPVVAYVPPLPPPPRPKAPLPDLSHGATPGLDRRSADRMKRGDMVIDGTLDLHGMTQDSAHGALIAFVGRAYDGGRRCLLVITGKGKQGPGILRAQVPRWLNQSPLRERILGFSHARPQHGGEGALYVLIKRKRA, from the coding sequence ATGACCCGGCGGCGCCGGTGCGTCACCCCGGACGAGGCCCGCATCTGGCGCGCCATCGTTCACGACGTCACCCCCTTGCCGGGACGCGAACTGATCGACGAGGTGGAAACCGACAGCCTGACCCCGCCGCCGTCACCGGTGGTGGCCTATGTGCCGCCCTTACCGCCGCCACCCCGGCCCAAGGCGCCGCTGCCCGATCTGTCGCACGGCGCCACCCCCGGCCTCGACCGCCGCTCGGCCGACCGCATGAAACGCGGCGACATGGTCATCGACGGCACCTTGGATTTGCACGGCATGACCCAGGATTCCGCCCACGGGGCGCTGATCGCCTTTGTCGGACGCGCCTATGACGGGGGCCGGCGCTGCCTGCTGGTGATCACCGGCAAGGGCAAACAAGGCCCGGGCATCCTGCGCGCCCAGGTGCCGCGCTGGCTCAATCAAAGCCCGTTGCGTGAACGCATCCTGGGCTTTTCCCACGCCCGGCCCCAGCATGGCGGCGAAGGCGCGCTTTATGTGCTGATCAAAAGGAAACGGGCGTGA
- a CDS encoding murein transglycosylase A — MKPRLAVLLLAALAASCAPETPRRPPPVPGPAPLPQGPDQFGLIPAQFNDLPGWRADGAAAVLPALNRTCDRVLKQPNDKSIGQNGMGGTVADWYSPCSAARRVGANDHEAARVMFEEWFVPFLAVNNGSADGLFTGYFEPELAGSRTKKGRFTVPILGKPRDLVTRKGADGSTESGRMVDGRFTPYPSRAEIEAGAIAAQATPLAWVEDPVDAHILHIQGSGRIRLEDGSVLRLGVAATNGHKFVGISKILRERGLIEDTPMPGVRAWLKANPARAKALMAENPRYVFYTPISGDGPVGSEGVALTAGRSMAVDPRYVALGLPLFLDTVEPSGQPLRRLVMAQDTGAAIKGPIRGDFFWGTGEEAFDKAGRMKSPGRYWILLPQRRSPRIAMAEEQNP; from the coding sequence ATGAAACCGCGTCTGGCCGTTCTGTTGCTGGCAGCCCTGGCCGCGTCGTGCGCGCCGGAAACGCCGCGCCGACCGCCGCCAGTACCCGGACCCGCGCCCCTGCCCCAGGGGCCGGATCAGTTCGGCCTGATCCCGGCGCAATTCAACGACCTTCCCGGCTGGCGCGCCGATGGCGCGGCGGCGGTGCTGCCGGCGCTCAACCGCACCTGCGACCGCGTCTTGAAGCAACCCAACGACAAATCCATCGGCCAAAACGGCATGGGCGGCACGGTCGCCGACTGGTACAGCCCGTGTTCCGCCGCCCGCCGGGTCGGCGCCAACGACCACGAGGCGGCGCGGGTGATGTTCGAGGAATGGTTCGTCCCCTTCCTCGCCGTCAACAACGGCTCCGCCGATGGCCTGTTCACCGGCTATTTCGAGCCCGAACTGGCCGGATCGCGGACGAAAAAAGGCCGCTTCACCGTCCCCATCCTGGGCAAGCCGCGCGATCTGGTCACCCGCAAGGGCGCCGACGGCAGTACCGAAAGCGGGCGCATGGTCGACGGCAGGTTCACCCCCTATCCCAGCCGGGCCGAAATCGAGGCCGGGGCCATCGCCGCCCAGGCCACCCCCCTGGCCTGGGTGGAAGACCCGGTGGACGCCCATATCCTGCATATCCAGGGCTCGGGCCGCATCCGCTTGGAAGACGGCTCGGTGCTGCGCCTGGGCGTCGCCGCCACCAACGGCCATAAATTCGTCGGTATCAGCAAGATCTTGCGTGAGCGCGGCCTGATCGAGGATACCCCCATGCCCGGCGTCCGCGCCTGGCTGAAGGCCAATCCGGCCCGCGCCAAGGCGCTGATGGCGGAAAACCCGCGCTATGTCTTCTATACCCCCATTTCCGGCGACGGCCCGGTGGGATCGGAAGGGGTGGCGCTGACCGCCGGTCGGTCCATGGCCGTCGATCCGCGCTATGTCGCCCTGGGCCTGCCCCTGTTCCTGGACACGGTCGAGCCGTCGGGTCAGCCGCTGCGCCGGCTGGTCATGGCCCAAGATACCGGTGCCGCCATCAAGGGCCCCATTCGCGGCGACTTCTTCTGGGGCACCGGCGAGGAAGCCTTCGACAAGGCCGGTCGCATGAAAAGTCCCGGTCGCTATTGGATCTTGCTGCCGCAACGGCGCTCGCCCCGCATCGCCATGGCCGAGGAACAAAATCCATGA